The following coding sequences are from one Bradyrhizobium sp. WSM471 window:
- a CDS encoding phospholipase D-like domain-containing protein has protein sequence MVGTNVNAPFSLKLHRGDGKTLIAMNWKAGQPPQDFVGFAIEYQEPGGKRFFALNNRLGFLDASGNVNPKKLSTLQSPIQKFRWVHFPRNAELVGDFIYRITPMSMDAQGKLGKGEAQQAAIQLARETYPGVANVTFTRGFVSSQAFVDRYLKHGPIDTLVAPVAAGGLNFKPTHPDAQAALAWMGFEARAAILETLDQAIADDAEVRIVAYDFNLPEILDRLVQLGPSLKIIIDDSDPHGDDDSAETAAESLLVASAGRTNVRRQHMGNLQHNKTIAVNGPNVKKVVFGSTNLSWRGFYVQANNALVVTGQKPVDLAFAAFDSYLASNNAVASFGATPSADWQDLGLAGIDAKVAFSPHSAANAKLDKIGADLKSATSSVLYSLAFLAQTGGAVTDAIADLTADSRIFVYGISDKEVGGIEVQNPDGNVTPVFATELTHNVPEPFKSEPTGGTGTRMHHKFTVIDFDKPAARVYLGSYNFSKPADRQNGENLLVIRDRRIAVSYMIEALSLFDHYSFRVAVKKANEKGKKLHLARPPAQDEKPWFEDDFAVGYKIKDRLLFS, from the coding sequence GTGGTTGGCACCAACGTCAATGCGCCGTTCTCGCTGAAGCTGCATCGTGGAGACGGCAAGACGCTGATCGCAATGAATTGGAAGGCCGGCCAGCCGCCGCAAGATTTCGTCGGCTTTGCGATCGAGTACCAGGAGCCCGGCGGCAAGCGGTTTTTTGCGCTGAACAACCGGCTCGGTTTTCTCGACGCCTCCGGCAACGTCAACCCCAAGAAGCTTTCGACCCTGCAATCGCCAATCCAGAAATTCCGCTGGGTGCATTTCCCCCGTAATGCCGAGCTGGTCGGAGACTTCATCTACCGCATCACACCTATGTCGATGGACGCCCAGGGCAAACTTGGCAAGGGCGAGGCGCAACAGGCGGCGATCCAGCTCGCGCGCGAAACCTATCCTGGCGTCGCCAACGTCACGTTCACCCGCGGCTTCGTCTCCTCGCAGGCATTCGTCGATCGTTATCTGAAGCACGGCCCGATCGATACGCTGGTGGCGCCCGTCGCTGCCGGCGGGCTCAACTTCAAGCCGACGCATCCCGATGCACAGGCCGCGCTGGCCTGGATGGGTTTTGAGGCGCGCGCCGCAATCCTGGAAACCCTCGATCAGGCTATCGCCGACGATGCCGAGGTCCGCATCGTTGCCTACGACTTCAATCTGCCGGAGATACTTGACCGCCTCGTGCAGCTCGGCCCATCGCTCAAGATCATCATCGACGACAGCGACCCGCATGGCGATGACGATTCCGCGGAGACCGCTGCGGAGAGCCTCCTGGTTGCCTCGGCCGGGCGCACGAACGTGCGGCGCCAGCATATGGGCAACCTCCAGCACAACAAGACGATCGCGGTGAACGGTCCCAACGTGAAGAAAGTGGTGTTCGGCTCGACCAACCTGTCCTGGCGCGGCTTCTACGTTCAGGCCAACAATGCTCTGGTGGTGACCGGTCAGAAGCCGGTCGACCTCGCCTTCGCGGCATTCGACAGCTACCTTGCCAGCAACAACGCCGTCGCGAGCTTCGGCGCAACGCCCTCCGCCGATTGGCAAGATCTCGGCCTTGCCGGCATCGATGCCAAGGTGGCGTTCTCGCCGCACAGCGCTGCCAACGCCAAGCTCGACAAGATCGGAGCCGATCTCAAGAGCGCGACATCGTCCGTGCTGTATTCGCTTGCCTTCCTGGCCCAGACGGGTGGCGCCGTGACCGACGCCATCGCCGACCTTACCGCCGACAGCAGGATCTTTGTCTACGGCATATCCGACAAGGAAGTTGGCGGCATCGAGGTGCAGAACCCGGACGGAAACGTCACGCCAGTGTTTGCCACCGAGCTCACCCACAACGTGCCGGAGCCCTTCAAGTCGGAGCCGACCGGCGGCACCGGCACGCGCATGCACCACAAGTTCACCGTGATCGACTTCGACAAGCCGGCAGCACGGGTCTATCTGGGATCCTACAATTTCTCCAAACCCGCCGATCGCCAGAACGGCGAGAATCTCCTGGTCATCAGGGACCGGCGCATCGCCGTGTCCTACATGATCGAGGCGCTCAGCCTGTTCGACCATTACTCATTCCGGGTGGCTGTAAAGAAGGCCAACGAAAAGGGGAAGAAGCTGCATCTGGCGCGGCCACCGGCCCAAGACGAAAAGCCGTGGTTTGAAGACGACTTCGCCGTCGGGTACAAGATCAAGGATCGACTGCTATTCTCCTGA
- a CDS encoding CBS domain-containing protein, which yields MLVGDILRKKTPRVVTVRMNETVGIAAKLMRANNISALVVKDVVRSEGNTAVGMFTERDVVRAVAEHGANAVNVKVSQLVSVQQLVSCTSSDTIEHVRHLMNRNHIRHLPVIDDYSLVSVISMRDIASFMDEAINGTPQAA from the coding sequence ATGCTGGTCGGAGACATTCTGCGCAAGAAGACACCGCGCGTTGTCACGGTGCGAATGAACGAAACGGTGGGTATCGCCGCCAAGCTGATGCGCGCCAACAATATCAGCGCACTGGTGGTGAAGGACGTGGTCCGCTCCGAGGGTAACACCGCGGTCGGCATGTTCACCGAGCGCGACGTCGTGCGCGCCGTCGCCGAGCACGGCGCCAATGCCGTCAACGTCAAGGTCTCGCAGCTCGTCTCGGTGCAGCAGCTGGTGTCCTGCACCTCGAGCGACACGATCGAGCACGTCCGCCATCTGATGAACCGGAATCACATCCGGCACCTGCCCGTCATCGACGACTACAGCCTCGTCTCGGTCATCAGCATGCGCGACATCGCATCCTTCATGGACGAAGCGATCAACGGCACGCCGCAAGCAGCTTAA
- a CDS encoding fumarylacetoacetate hydrolase family protein, with protein sequence MMAGEIKQWLRFRKSGATGFGTLNSSGISVHEGEMFGRHAATGKTLALSEVELLAPCVPSKIVALWNNFHALAAKLNQPEPPEPLYLLKATTSITTPGAVIRRPSYYDGKTTYEGELGIVIGKTCARVSPAEADSFIFGYTCVNDITANDILTSDPTFPQWARAKGIDDYGPFGPVIATGLDPAKLVVRTILNGAERQNYPISDMIFTAQELVSRISHDITLLPGDLIAVGTSVGVGVMKEPVNTVTVAIDGIGELTNEFRL encoded by the coding sequence ATGATGGCTGGCGAGATCAAACAATGGCTTCGCTTCCGCAAGAGCGGTGCGACCGGCTTCGGCACGCTGAATTCGTCAGGCATCAGCGTGCATGAGGGCGAGATGTTCGGCCGCCATGCAGCCACCGGCAAGACGCTGGCGCTGTCGGAGGTCGAACTGCTCGCGCCCTGCGTGCCCAGCAAGATCGTCGCGCTCTGGAACAATTTTCATGCGCTCGCGGCCAAGCTCAACCAGCCCGAGCCGCCGGAGCCGCTCTACCTCCTGAAGGCCACCACCAGCATCACGACACCCGGCGCGGTGATCCGCCGCCCCTCTTACTACGACGGCAAGACCACCTATGAAGGCGAGCTCGGCATCGTCATCGGCAAGACGTGCGCCCGGGTGTCGCCGGCGGAAGCGGACAGCTTCATCTTCGGCTACACCTGCGTCAACGACATCACCGCCAACGACATCCTGACCAGCGATCCCACTTTCCCGCAATGGGCGCGGGCCAAGGGCATCGACGATTATGGCCCGTTCGGCCCCGTCATCGCCACCGGTCTCGATCCGGCCAAGCTGGTGGTCCGCACCATCCTCAACGGCGCGGAGCGGCAGAACTATCCGATATCGGACATGATCTTCACCGCGCAGGAGCTGGTCAGCAGGATCTCCCACGACATAACCCTGCTCCCCGGCGACCTCATTGCCGTCGGCACCTCGGTCGGCGTCGGCGTGATGAAAGAGCCGGTGAACACGGTAACCGTCGCGATCGACGGCATCGGCGAGCTGACCAATGAGTTTCGGCTTTAG
- a CDS encoding 2-dehydropantoate 2-reductase translates to MKICIYGAGAIGGYLGVQLARAGADVSLVARGAHLAAMRERGLTLLAGEEKHTVHPRCTDNPAELGVQDYIIITLKAHSITGVIETMQPLLGPHTRIVTAVNGIPYWYFYKHGGQYENSTLESIDPGGRQWREIGAARAIGCIVYPATEIEAPGVIRHVYGNNFPLGEPSGETTPDVQRLADLFVAAGLKAPVLDRIRDEIWLKLWGNVCFNPISALTHATLDVICTDPATRALSRAIMMETQGIAETFGVRFRVDVERRIEGARKVGAHKTSMLQDLERGRPMEIDPLVTVVQEMGRLTGVATPALDSVLAMVTQRARIAGLYDGISTPSDPRALAVA, encoded by the coding sequence ATGAAGATCTGCATCTACGGCGCCGGCGCAATCGGCGGATACCTCGGGGTTCAGCTCGCGCGCGCGGGCGCCGACGTCAGCCTGGTCGCACGCGGCGCGCACCTTGCCGCGATGCGCGAGCGCGGCCTGACCCTGCTCGCGGGCGAGGAGAAGCACACCGTGCATCCGCGCTGCACCGACAATCCGGCCGAGCTCGGCGTGCAGGACTACATCATCATCACGCTGAAGGCGCACTCGATCACCGGCGTGATCGAGACGATGCAGCCGCTGCTCGGACCCCACACCCGCATCGTCACCGCCGTCAACGGCATCCCCTATTGGTACTTCTACAAGCACGGCGGCCAATACGAGAATTCGACGCTGGAGAGCATCGACCCCGGCGGACGGCAGTGGCGCGAAATCGGCGCCGCGCGCGCCATCGGCTGCATCGTCTATCCCGCCACCGAAATCGAGGCGCCCGGCGTGATCCGTCACGTCTACGGCAACAACTTTCCGCTCGGCGAGCCCTCGGGCGAGACCACCCCGGACGTGCAGCGCCTCGCCGATCTCTTCGTCGCCGCCGGGCTGAAAGCGCCGGTGCTCGACCGCATCCGCGACGAGATCTGGCTCAAGCTGTGGGGCAATGTCTGCTTCAACCCGATCAGCGCACTCACCCATGCAACACTCGACGTGATCTGCACCGATCCGGCCACCCGCGCGCTGTCGCGCGCGATCATGATGGAGACGCAAGGCATCGCCGAGACGTTCGGCGTCAGATTCCGCGTCGACGTCGAGCGCCGCATCGAAGGCGCCCGCAAGGTCGGCGCGCACAAGACCTCGATGCTCCAGGATCTGGAGCGCGGCCGCCCGATGGAGATCGACCCGCTCGTCACCGTCGTGCAGGAGATGGGCCGCCTCACCGGCGTCGCCACCCCCGCGCTCGATTCCGTGCTGGCGATGGTGACCCAGCGCGCCCGCATTGCCGGTCTCTACGATGGCATCTCGACGCCATCAGATCCGCGCGCGCTGGCGGTGGCATGA
- the oxlT gene encoding oxalate/formate MFS antiporter has protein sequence MTDMVQATAPTAARVSDTYRWAQLAVGVAAMVMIANYQYGWTFFVPDIQKKFGWDRASIQWAFTLFVLFETWLVPIEGWFVDKYGPRLVVLVGGVLCAIGWAINAQATTLNGYYLGMIIAGIGAGGVYGTCVGNALKWFPDKRGLAAGITAAGFGAGSALTVAPIQAMIKDSGFQTTFLYFGLGQGIIICILAFFLLAPKAGQVPNIVANANLLQTRRNYQPTEVLRQPIFWLMYFMFVIVGAGGLMVTANLKPIAADWKVDNVPVTLMAVTMTAVTFAATIDRVLNGLTRPFFGWISDMIGRENTMFIAFGMEGIGIWMLYLWGHDPLWFVLLSGFVFFAWGEIYSLFPSTCTDTFGAKFATTNAGLLYTAKGTAALLVPIGNYMQQSSGSWDNVFIIAAGANILASALAIAVLKPWRKVVVAQSTV, from the coding sequence ATGACGGACATGGTGCAAGCAACCGCCCCGACAGCCGCGCGCGTTAGCGACACGTATCGCTGGGCGCAATTGGCAGTCGGTGTCGCGGCGATGGTGATGATCGCCAACTACCAATACGGCTGGACGTTCTTCGTCCCCGACATCCAGAAGAAATTCGGCTGGGATCGTGCGTCGATCCAATGGGCCTTTACGCTGTTCGTACTGTTCGAGACCTGGCTCGTCCCGATCGAAGGATGGTTCGTCGACAAATACGGCCCGCGCCTCGTCGTGCTGGTCGGCGGCGTGCTCTGCGCCATCGGCTGGGCCATCAACGCGCAGGCGACCACGCTCAACGGCTACTATCTCGGCATGATCATCGCAGGCATCGGCGCCGGCGGCGTCTACGGCACCTGCGTCGGCAACGCCTTGAAGTGGTTTCCGGACAAGCGCGGTCTTGCCGCGGGCATCACGGCCGCGGGCTTCGGTGCAGGCTCCGCGCTGACCGTCGCACCGATCCAGGCCATGATCAAGGACAGCGGTTTCCAGACCACCTTCCTCTATTTCGGCCTCGGACAAGGCATCATCATCTGCATCCTCGCCTTCTTCCTGCTGGCGCCGAAGGCGGGCCAGGTGCCGAACATCGTGGCGAACGCCAATCTGCTGCAGACCCGCCGCAACTACCAGCCGACCGAGGTGCTGCGTCAGCCCATCTTCTGGCTGATGTACTTCATGTTTGTGATCGTCGGCGCCGGCGGCCTGATGGTGACGGCCAATCTGAAGCCGATCGCGGCCGACTGGAAGGTCGACAACGTGCCGGTCACGCTGATGGCGGTGACGATGACCGCGGTGACCTTCGCGGCCACGATCGACCGCGTGCTCAACGGGCTGACGCGTCCGTTCTTCGGCTGGATCTCCGACATGATCGGCCGCGAGAACACGATGTTCATCGCCTTCGGCATGGAAGGTATCGGCATCTGGATGCTCTACCTCTGGGGCCACGATCCGCTCTGGTTCGTGCTGCTCTCGGGCTTCGTGTTCTTCGCCTGGGGTGAGATCTACTCGCTGTTCCCCTCGACCTGCACAGACACGTTCGGCGCCAAGTTCGCGACCACCAATGCCGGCCTGCTCTACACCGCGAAGGGTACGGCCGCGCTGCTGGTCCCGATCGGCAACTACATGCAGCAGTCGTCAGGCAGTTGGGACAACGTGTTCATCATCGCGGCCGGCGCCAACATCCTGGCCTCGGCGCTGGCGATCGCGGTGCTCAAGCCCTGGCGCAAGGTCGTGGTCGCGCAATCGACCGTCTGA
- a CDS encoding nitronate monooxygenase family protein encodes MLQTRFTKLVGVEHPIVQGGMQWVGRAELVAAVANAGALGFITALTQPTPEDLRKEIARCRDLTDKPFGVNLTILPAIKPPPYAEYRAAIIESGIKVVETAGNKPQEHVDEFRKHGVKVVHKCTSVRHGLSAERMGVDAISIDGFECAGHPGEDDTPGLILIPAAANKIKIPMIASGGFADARGLVAALALGAEGINMGTRFMATKESPIHQLIKEKIVANDERETELIFRTMRNTSRVARNEISTKVVAMEKEGAKFEDIRELVAGARGKMVYATGNSDEGIWSAGQVQGLIQDIPTCAELISRIVREAEAIIRSRLEGMIVHPTAQAAE; translated from the coding sequence ATGCTGCAGACCCGATTCACCAAGCTCGTCGGTGTCGAGCACCCGATCGTCCAGGGCGGCATGCAATGGGTCGGGCGCGCCGAGCTGGTCGCCGCCGTCGCCAATGCCGGAGCGCTCGGCTTCATCACGGCGCTGACCCAGCCGACACCGGAAGACCTCAGGAAGGAGATCGCCCGCTGCCGCGATCTCACCGACAAGCCGTTTGGGGTCAACCTCACCATCCTGCCCGCGATCAAGCCGCCGCCTTACGCCGAATATCGCGCCGCCATCATCGAGAGCGGCATCAAGGTGGTCGAAACCGCCGGCAACAAGCCGCAGGAGCATGTCGACGAGTTCAGGAAGCACGGCGTCAAGGTCGTGCACAAATGCACCAGCGTCCGTCACGGGCTCTCGGCCGAGCGCATGGGCGTCGACGCCATCTCGATCGACGGGTTCGAATGCGCCGGCCATCCAGGCGAGGACGACACCCCCGGCCTGATCCTGATCCCGGCCGCCGCCAACAAGATCAAGATTCCGATGATCGCCTCCGGCGGCTTTGCCGACGCCCGCGGCCTCGTCGCCGCACTGGCGCTGGGCGCCGAAGGCATCAACATGGGCACCCGCTTCATGGCGACCAAGGAGAGCCCCATTCATCAGCTCATCAAGGAGAAGATCGTCGCCAATGACGAGCGCGAGACCGAGCTGATCTTCCGCACCATGCGCAACACCTCCCGTGTCGCCAGGAACGAGATCTCGACCAAGGTCGTCGCGATGGAGAAGGAAGGCGCCAAGTTCGAGGACATCCGCGAGCTCGTCGCGGGCGCCCGCGGCAAGATGGTCTACGCGACCGGCAACTCGGACGAAGGCATCTGGTCGGCGGGCCAGGTCCAGGGCCTGATCCAGGACATCCCGACCTGCGCCGAACTGATCTCCCGCATCGTGCGCGAAGCGGAGGCCATCATCCGCAGCCGGCTCGAAGGCATGATCGTTCATCCGACAGCGCAGGCTGCGGAATAA
- the oxlT gene encoding oxalate/formate MFS antiporter encodes MISSTDGAVTAAPLRTGFRWLQLVMGIVCMAMIANLQYGWTLFVDPIDHAHHWGRAAIQLAFTIFVVTETWLVPIEAWFVDKYGPRIVIMFGGVMIALSWILNSYADSLTLLYAAAIIGGMGAGAVYGTCVGNALKWFPDRRGLAAGATAAGFGAGAALTVVPIATMIATSGYQHAFLTFGIGQGVIVFVLAFFIQPPRISIPPKKKQLNLPQTKIDFTPPQVLRAPIFWVMYLVFVMVASGGLMTAAQIAPIAHDFKIADTPVTLAGFQMAALTFAISLDRIFDGFGRPFFGFVSDTIGREHTMFIAFGTAALMLLTLSAYGHVPVVFVLATAVYFGVFGEIYSLFPATCGDTFGSKFATTNNGMLYTAKGTASLLVPLASVISATYGWKAVFVVAVALNATAALMALFVIKPMRRSFILGKEAESANAATGNAKTETA; translated from the coding sequence ATGATTTCCAGCACCGATGGCGCTGTCACGGCCGCGCCTCTCCGCACAGGTTTCCGTTGGCTCCAGCTGGTCATGGGCATCGTCTGCATGGCGATGATCGCCAACCTGCAATATGGCTGGACGCTGTTCGTCGATCCGATCGATCACGCGCACCACTGGGGACGCGCCGCGATCCAGCTCGCTTTCACCATCTTCGTCGTCACCGAAACCTGGCTGGTGCCGATCGAGGCCTGGTTCGTCGACAAATACGGCCCGCGCATCGTCATCATGTTCGGCGGCGTCATGATCGCGCTATCGTGGATTCTCAACTCCTATGCCGATAGCCTCACTTTGCTCTACGCGGCTGCGATCATCGGTGGCATGGGCGCGGGCGCGGTGTACGGCACCTGCGTCGGCAACGCGCTGAAATGGTTTCCCGATCGCCGGGGCCTCGCCGCCGGTGCAACCGCCGCCGGCTTCGGCGCAGGCGCCGCACTCACCGTCGTGCCGATCGCGACCATGATCGCAACGAGCGGCTATCAGCACGCGTTCCTCACCTTCGGCATCGGCCAGGGCGTGATCGTCTTCGTGCTCGCCTTCTTCATCCAGCCGCCGCGGATCTCGATCCCGCCGAAGAAGAAGCAGCTCAATCTGCCGCAAACCAAGATCGACTTCACCCCGCCCCAGGTGCTGCGCGCCCCTATTTTCTGGGTGATGTATCTCGTCTTCGTCATGGTCGCCTCGGGCGGCCTGATGACCGCGGCGCAGATCGCTCCGATCGCGCACGACTTCAAGATCGCCGACACGCCGGTCACGCTCGCCGGCTTTCAGATGGCGGCATTGACGTTCGCGATCTCGCTCGACCGCATCTTCGACGGTTTCGGACGGCCCTTCTTCGGCTTCGTCTCCGACACGATCGGCCGCGAGCACACCATGTTCATCGCCTTCGGCACCGCCGCGCTGATGCTGCTGACGCTGTCGGCCTATGGCCACGTGCCGGTCGTCTTCGTGCTCGCCACCGCGGTCTATTTCGGCGTGTTCGGCGAGATCTACTCGCTGTTCCCGGCGACCTGCGGCGACACCTTCGGCTCGAAGTTCGCAACCACCAACAACGGCATGCTCTACACGGCGAAGGGGACGGCGTCCCTGCTCGTTCCGCTCGCCAGCGTGATCTCGGCCACGTATGGCTGGAAGGCCGTGTTCGTGGTCGCGGTGGCCTTGAACGCGACGGCGGCCCTGATGGCGCTGTTCGTGATCAAGCCGATGCGCCGCTCCTTCATCCTCGGCAAGGAAGCCGAGAGCGCCAACGCCGCGACGGGGAACGCCAAGACCGAGACGGCATAA
- a CDS encoding Hsp70 family protein codes for MSSASPAVSIGIDFGTSNTVVALAADDRRVEAIRFDHGGQRHSVFVSALCFWEDRPGAGAQAEGGPWAIEQFLEGRHVYRFLQSFKTFAASSSFNTTQVFRQRFKFEDILAAFLRTLARHGGDKFGFETSTITVGRPVRFAGGNPDEALAMQRYRAAFERLGAGHARYVYEPVGAAFSFARRLERDATVLVADFGGGTSDFSVMRFSRAGGALRAEPLGHAGIGIAGDTFDYRIVDHVVSPRLGKGSSFRSFDKVLPIPTGHYTNLARWHQLAMMKSNGDLRELRELARTAVKPALLEDFITIVDLDLGFSLYRAVSDAKVALSAQDQVEFRFKGGGVDIGSTITRKNFEAWIADDIARLGATVDKVLGEAGITAREIEKVFLTGGTSFVPAVRKLFAERFGNERLMSGDQFESIAYGLALIGHSPDPDRWTASGGIAPRAGA; via the coding sequence ATGTCGAGCGCCTCGCCCGCCGTCTCGATCGGCATCGATTTTGGGACCAGCAACACGGTCGTGGCCCTTGCGGCGGACGACCGCCGGGTCGAGGCCATCCGCTTCGACCATGGCGGACAACGCCACAGCGTCTTCGTGTCGGCGCTGTGCTTCTGGGAGGACCGGCCGGGAGCCGGCGCCCAGGCCGAAGGCGGCCCGTGGGCGATCGAGCAGTTCCTCGAAGGCCGCCATGTCTACCGCTTTCTCCAGTCGTTCAAGACCTTTGCCGCGAGCTCCAGCTTCAACACCACCCAGGTGTTCCGGCAGCGCTTCAAGTTCGAGGATATTCTGGCGGCGTTCCTGCGGACGCTGGCGCGCCATGGCGGCGATAAATTCGGGTTCGAGACGTCCACCATCACGGTCGGCCGTCCGGTGCGCTTCGCCGGCGGCAATCCCGACGAGGCGCTGGCGATGCAGCGCTACCGGGCCGCGTTCGAGCGCCTTGGCGCCGGCCACGCCCGCTACGTCTACGAACCCGTGGGCGCCGCGTTCTCCTTCGCCCGCCGGCTGGAGCGCGACGCGACCGTGCTGGTCGCGGATTTTGGCGGCGGCACCAGCGATTTCTCGGTGATGCGGTTCTCACGTGCCGGCGGCGCCTTGCGCGCCGAGCCGCTCGGCCATGCCGGCATCGGGATTGCGGGCGACACGTTCGATTACCGCATCGTCGATCACGTCGTCTCGCCGCGGCTAGGCAAGGGCTCGAGCTTCCGGTCGTTCGACAAGGTGCTGCCGATCCCCACCGGCCACTATACCAATCTCGCGCGCTGGCATCAGCTCGCGATGATGAAGAGCAACGGCGACCTGCGCGAGCTCCGGGAGCTTGCGCGCACCGCGGTGAAGCCGGCTCTGCTCGAGGATTTCATCACCATCGTCGATCTCGACCTCGGCTTTTCGTTGTACCGCGCGGTGTCCGACGCCAAGGTCGCGCTGTCGGCGCAGGACCAGGTGGAGTTCCGTTTCAAAGGCGGCGGGGTGGACATCGGCTCGACCATCACACGGAAGAATTTCGAAGCCTGGATCGCCGACGATATCGCGAGGCTCGGCGCCACCGTCGACAAGGTGCTGGGCGAAGCCGGCATCACCGCGCGCGAGATCGAGAAGGTGTTTTTGACCGGCGGCACGTCCTTCGTGCCGGCCGTTCGAAAACTGTTCGCCGAGCGGTTCGGCAACGAACGGCTGATGTCGGGCGATCAGTTCGAGTCGATCGCCTACGGCCTTGCTTTGATCGGGCATAGCCCGGACCCCGATCGCTGGACCGCAAGCGGCGGCATTGCGCCGAGGGCGGGCGCGTAG
- a CDS encoding zinc-binding dehydrogenase, with the protein MKAYVYGPGGAAISDVAQPKPEGTQVLVRVRACGLNRADTGMRKGHAHGAAGGAGTVLGMEWAGEVAELGPDAKGVKVGDRIMGSGGAAFAEYTLADHGRLFRAPSNMNFEEAATLPVALATMHNAVVTIGGVQPGQAVLIQGASSGVGLMAMQIAKLKGARLVIGSSTDATRRGRLKEYGADLAVDSSDPKWVEEVLKATNGEGVDLIVDQVSGQVANQNLAATRVKGRIVNVGRLGGTHADFNFDLHAARRIDYVGVTFRTRTIAEVREIFDEVKKDIWGAVESRKLQLPIDKVFAFDDIDKAFEHMEANKHLGKIVVTV; encoded by the coding sequence ATGAAGGCTTATGTCTACGGCCCTGGCGGCGCTGCAATTTCCGACGTCGCTCAACCAAAGCCTGAAGGCACGCAGGTGCTGGTCCGCGTCCGCGCCTGCGGCCTCAATCGCGCCGACACCGGCATGCGCAAGGGCCACGCCCATGGCGCGGCCGGCGGCGCCGGCACCGTGCTCGGCATGGAATGGGCCGGCGAGGTCGCCGAGCTCGGACCGGATGCCAAGGGCGTCAAGGTCGGCGACCGCATCATGGGCTCCGGCGGCGCGGCGTTTGCCGAATACACGCTGGCCGATCACGGCCGGCTGTTCCGCGCGCCCTCGAACATGAACTTCGAGGAAGCCGCCACCCTGCCCGTCGCGCTCGCGACCATGCACAACGCCGTCGTCACCATCGGCGGCGTGCAGCCCGGGCAGGCCGTGCTGATCCAGGGCGCAAGCTCCGGCGTCGGCCTGATGGCGATGCAGATTGCGAAGCTCAAGGGCGCCAGGCTCGTGATCGGCTCCTCGACCGATGCCACCCGCCGCGGCCGGCTGAAGGAGTATGGCGCCGACCTCGCGGTCGACTCCTCCGATCCGAAATGGGTCGAGGAAGTGCTGAAGGCGACGAACGGCGAAGGTGTCGACCTCATCGTCGACCAGGTCTCGGGCCAAGTCGCCAACCAGAACCTCGCGGCGACCAGGGTCAAGGGTCGCATCGTCAATGTCGGCCGGCTCGGCGGCACCCATGCCGATTTCAACTTCGACCTGCACGCGGCGCGCCGCATCGACTATGTCGGCGTCACCTTCCGCACCCGCACCATCGCGGAGGTCCGGGAGATCTTCGACGAGGTCAAGAAGGACATCTGGGGCGCGGTCGAGTCGCGCAAACTGCAGCTGCCGATCGACAAGGTGTTTGCCTTCGACGATATCGACAAGGCCTTCGAGCACATGGAGGCGAACAAGCACCTCGGCAAGATCGTTGTGACGGTGTGA
- a CDS encoding SRPBCC family protein, with product MPSTVRLHRVLTTSPEKVYRAFLEADALAKWLPPNGFTCTVHHFEPKVGGTFKMSFRNFTTGNSHAFGGEYLELVPGERLRYTDRFDDPNLPGEIQVTVILKKVSVGTEVNITQAGIPDVIPPEACYLGWQESLRNLAKLVEPEIKQ from the coding sequence ATGCCCAGCACTGTCCGCCTGCACCGTGTTTTGACGACCAGCCCTGAGAAAGTCTATCGCGCCTTCCTGGAGGCGGATGCGCTGGCAAAATGGCTTCCGCCGAACGGCTTCACCTGCACCGTCCATCATTTCGAGCCGAAGGTCGGGGGCACGTTCAAGATGTCGTTCCGCAACTTCACGACAGGCAACAGCCACGCCTTCGGCGGCGAATATCTCGAGCTCGTCCCCGGCGAACGTCTCCGCTACACCGACAGGTTCGACGACCCCAATCTGCCGGGCGAGATCCAGGTCACCGTGATTCTGAAGAAAGTATCCGTCGGCACCGAGGTGAATATCACGCAGGCCGGCATCCCCGACGTCATCCCGCCGGAGGCTTGCTATCTCGGCTGGCAGGAATCGCTGCGCAATCTGGCGAAGCTCGTCGAGCCTGAGATCAAGCAATAG